In Cupriavidus basilensis, the following proteins share a genomic window:
- a CDS encoding haloacid dehalogenase type II: MNPQLAAGTKVLAFDVFGTVVDWYKSVMQELGAMNLDVDRNKFTLAWRAGYMPAIQKVMSGELGWTSIDDLHRMVLDELLETFQVLHLTEAEKRNLNKAWHRLEAWPDAVEGLTRLKSRYTICTMSNGNIGLLANMSKSASLPWDCILSAEVFRKYKPDPATYLGVAQVFDIAPGEVMMVAAHQDDLAHARACGLQTAYIERPLEYGPFQHKDVSPNADNTLHARNLVELAVALGC; this comes from the coding sequence ATGAATCCTCAATTGGCTGCCGGCACCAAAGTGCTTGCCTTCGATGTATTCGGAACAGTCGTCGATTGGTACAAGAGCGTCATGCAAGAGCTCGGTGCGATGAACCTCGACGTGGACCGCAACAAGTTCACGCTGGCCTGGAGAGCAGGCTACATGCCGGCTATCCAGAAGGTCATGTCCGGCGAACTTGGCTGGACTTCGATTGACGACCTGCACAGGATGGTCCTGGATGAACTCCTGGAAACGTTTCAGGTGCTGCACTTGACGGAGGCGGAGAAACGCAACCTGAACAAGGCCTGGCATCGATTGGAGGCGTGGCCGGATGCGGTGGAAGGCCTTACCAGATTGAAGTCGCGATACACGATCTGCACCATGTCGAACGGCAATATCGGATTGCTGGCCAATATGTCGAAGAGTGCATCTCTACCGTGGGACTGCATTCTTTCGGCAGAGGTCTTTCGCAAGTACAAGCCCGACCCGGCGACTTACCTGGGAGTCGCTCAGGTGTTCGATATCGCTCCAGGCGAAGTCATGATGGTGGCGGCTCATCAGGATGACTTGGCACATGCGCGCGCATGCGGACTGCAAACCGCTTACATCGAGAGGCCGCTGGAATACGGTCCTTTCCAGCACAAGGACGTCTCTCCCAATGCGGACAACACGCTTCACGCCAGGAATCTGGTGGAACTTGCTGTTGCGCTGGGCTGTTGA
- a CDS encoding porin: MTLRKIAFAALLACPPAAFAQLSVTLYGVADVNVEYANHVAALPTASNGFNSGSGNNVVRMDSGGLSGSRWGLRGTEDLGQGLRALFVLESGFGLDTGTLQQGGRLFGRQAFVGVQDARFGQITLGRQYTSVFDALANFVPGVYSTQYEPTVLQQGANYREDNTVKYTGKLGPVTALAHWSFGAGVALPAAAGVAVPIGGNGEVPGQFRRDTAYGAALVYGAGPLGLTAGYDQWNPTIGTGSGTAKKAVIAASYTYGPAKVMGGYRWGQTKNATDVLIQRDDYYWIGGTYRVTPAVGLTLEYSYDNLKSLFGNANVANPWQIAFISTYSFSKRTDVYLSTAYAKHAGLMMESVATTFATSLSVGNSYALGNGQTSMVGVALGVRHQF; encoded by the coding sequence ATGACCCTCAGGAAAATCGCCTTTGCAGCACTGCTGGCTTGTCCGCCGGCTGCATTCGCGCAGTTGTCCGTCACGCTCTATGGCGTCGCGGACGTCAACGTCGAGTACGCCAATCACGTTGCCGCATTGCCCACGGCAAGCAACGGCTTTAATTCCGGTTCCGGGAACAACGTTGTCCGCATGGATTCCGGTGGTTTGTCAGGTTCGCGCTGGGGCCTACGCGGTACGGAGGACCTTGGCCAGGGACTTCGAGCGCTTTTCGTGCTGGAGAGCGGCTTCGGTCTTGATACCGGCACCCTGCAACAAGGCGGCCGATTGTTCGGGCGGCAGGCATTTGTGGGCGTGCAAGATGCGCGCTTCGGTCAGATCACCCTTGGCCGCCAGTACACCTCGGTGTTTGACGCACTCGCCAACTTCGTGCCAGGAGTCTACTCGACCCAGTATGAGCCCACTGTGTTGCAGCAGGGCGCCAACTACCGCGAGGACAATACCGTCAAGTACACGGGCAAGCTCGGTCCTGTTACAGCGCTCGCTCACTGGTCGTTCGGTGCCGGGGTGGCACTGCCGGCCGCGGCGGGTGTGGCGGTGCCAATCGGCGGCAACGGCGAAGTCCCGGGCCAGTTCCGGCGTGACACCGCGTATGGCGCCGCGCTGGTCTATGGAGCGGGCCCGCTCGGCTTGACTGCTGGCTACGATCAGTGGAATCCGACCATCGGCACCGGCAGCGGCACCGCCAAGAAGGCTGTGATCGCCGCAAGCTACACCTATGGGCCGGCGAAGGTGATGGGCGGCTATCGCTGGGGTCAGACCAAGAATGCGACCGACGTCCTGATCCAGCGTGATGACTACTACTGGATCGGCGGCACCTATCGAGTGACGCCAGCGGTTGGCCTGACGCTCGAGTACAGCTACGACAACCTCAAGAGCCTGTTCGGCAATGCGAACGTGGCCAACCCGTGGCAGATCGCCTTCATTTCGACCTACTCGTTCTCCAAGCGTACCGATGTCTATCTGAGCACGGCATACGCGAAGCACGCCGGTCTGATGATGGAATCAGTGGCGACGACTTTCGCCACCAGCCTCTCCGTGGGCAACAGCTATGCGCTGGGCAATGGCCAGACCTCAATGGTGGGTGTTGCCCTGGGCGTTCGCCATCAGTTCTGA
- a CDS encoding SDR family NAD(P)-dependent oxidoreductase: MNQPTAIVFGVGSVRGVGGAVCRRFAREGYHVIATGRTLSKIEEVVAQITASGIGSAEAIRTDVTDEAQVIAAFDRAMNPGPGREPADVIVSNAGNNALIDFTKLTAAQFEDFWRVGCYSGFLVGREAARRLVPLGRGTVIFTGASGSLRGKPGFAHFAAAKAGLRMIAQSMAREYGPRGIHVAHIVIDGGILGDRLQGAYPQMIEHLGPEGLLEYDAIAENYWMLHRQPKSAWTQELDLRPFKENW, translated from the coding sequence ATGAATCAGCCAACCGCAATCGTGTTCGGCGTGGGATCGGTCCGCGGCGTCGGCGGCGCCGTGTGCAGGCGCTTCGCGCGCGAGGGCTATCACGTCATCGCGACCGGACGCACACTGTCCAAAATTGAGGAGGTGGTTGCGCAGATTACCGCGTCTGGAATCGGCAGTGCCGAAGCGATTCGGACCGACGTGACCGATGAAGCGCAGGTGATCGCCGCTTTCGACCGGGCGATGAACCCAGGGCCGGGCCGCGAGCCTGCCGATGTCATCGTGTCCAACGCTGGCAACAACGCCCTGATCGATTTCACGAAACTAACCGCGGCACAGTTCGAAGACTTCTGGCGCGTTGGCTGCTATTCGGGCTTCCTCGTCGGTCGTGAGGCCGCACGGCGACTGGTCCCGCTGGGCCGTGGCACAGTCATCTTCACTGGCGCCTCAGGCAGTCTGCGCGGCAAGCCCGGCTTTGCGCACTTCGCCGCCGCCAAGGCGGGACTTCGAATGATCGCGCAAAGCATGGCCCGCGAATACGGGCCCAGGGGAATTCACGTCGCGCATATCGTCATTGATGGCGGCATCCTGGGAGATCGGCTTCAGGGCGCCTATCCACAAATGATCGAGCACCTCGGTCCGGAAGGACTCCTTGAGTATGATGCCATTGCCGAAAACTACTGGATGTTGCACCGCCAGCCCAAATCGGCGTGGACGCAGGAACTCGACCTGAGACCGTTCAAGGAAAACTGGTAA
- a CDS encoding alpha/beta fold hydrolase has protein sequence MTHSDKHVRSGTTYANAANLLIDVGGTAFAYRDLGPRSGVPLILLNHWGAVLDNFDPRIVDGLAGRHRVIATDYRGIGASGGTAPVTIDEMARDAIALIHALGFETVDLLGFSLGGFVAQDMVLKAPGLVRKLLLTGTGPAGGQGIDKVGAVSWPLIIKGLLTRRDPKYYLFFTSTANGRQAAKAFLDRLKERKRNRDKDPTPVAFLRQLKAIKAWGRQAPQDLGNIRIPVLIANGDNDIMVPTVNSTDMARRIPDAQLVIYEDAGHGGIFQNQADFVSKALSFLNE, from the coding sequence ATGACCCATTCCGACAAACACGTTCGATCGGGCACGACCTACGCCAACGCCGCGAACCTATTGATCGACGTCGGGGGCACCGCCTTTGCCTACCGCGACCTGGGGCCTCGCAGTGGAGTGCCACTGATTCTCCTCAATCATTGGGGCGCGGTGCTGGACAATTTCGATCCGCGGATCGTCGATGGCCTTGCTGGCAGGCATCGCGTCATTGCCACCGACTACCGGGGAATCGGCGCGTCGGGCGGAACGGCGCCCGTGACCATCGATGAAATGGCACGCGATGCCATCGCCCTGATCCACGCACTGGGTTTCGAGACGGTGGATCTGCTCGGCTTTTCCCTCGGCGGATTCGTGGCGCAGGACATGGTGCTGAAAGCGCCCGGCTTGGTGCGCAAGCTCCTTCTGACCGGTACGGGCCCGGCGGGTGGCCAAGGCATCGACAAGGTCGGCGCGGTCTCCTGGCCATTGATCATCAAGGGCCTGCTGACGCGGAGGGATCCCAAGTACTACCTGTTCTTCACGTCCACGGCGAATGGTCGCCAAGCCGCGAAGGCCTTCCTGGATCGACTGAAGGAACGCAAGCGAAACCGGGACAAAGACCCGACACCGGTCGCCTTCCTGCGGCAGTTGAAGGCGATCAAGGCCTGGGGCCGGCAAGCACCGCAGGATCTCGGCAACATCCGGATCCCGGTCCTGATCGCTAACGGCGACAACGACATCATGGTGCCCACCGTGAACAGTACCGACATGGCGCGCCGCATTCCGGACGCACAACTGGTCATTTACGAAGACGCCGGGCATGGTGGAATTTTCCAGAATCAGGCCGACTTCGTATCAAAGGCCCTTTCCTTCTTGAATGAATGA
- a CDS encoding SDR family NAD(P)-dependent oxidoreductase, whose product MTTRSTVLITGASTGIGATYAERFARRGQDLVLVARDKVRLDTLAARLREETGVAVDVLQADLTRPDDLTAVEKRLRDDARIGILINNAGVAQSGGFIEQTADSIDRLVTLNTTALARLAAAIAPRLAQVGEGAIVNIGSVVGLAPEFGMSVYGATKAFVLYLSQGLSLELTPKGVYIQAVLPAATRTEIWERAGIDLNTLSGVMEVDELVDAALVGFDRRELVTIPPLHNASRWDALDAARQGLLPDIRQAHAAERYRTAS is encoded by the coding sequence ATGACAACCCGTTCGACTGTCCTCATTACCGGTGCATCCACCGGCATCGGTGCCACCTACGCCGAGCGCTTCGCGCGCCGCGGCCAGGATCTCGTGCTGGTGGCGCGCGACAAGGTGCGGCTGGATACCCTCGCGGCCCGCCTGCGTGAGGAAACCGGCGTCGCCGTTGATGTCCTCCAGGCCGACCTCACCCGCCCCGACGACCTGACCGCGGTCGAGAAGCGCCTGCGTGACGACGCCAGGATTGGCATCCTCATCAACAATGCCGGGGTCGCCCAGTCCGGCGGCTTCATCGAGCAGACCGCCGACAGCATTGACCGGCTGGTCACGCTCAACACGACTGCGCTGGCCCGGCTGGCGGCCGCCATCGCCCCGCGCCTGGCACAGGTTGGCGAAGGCGCCATCGTCAACATCGGCTCGGTCGTCGGCCTGGCGCCGGAGTTCGGCATGTCGGTCTATGGGGCGACCAAGGCCTTCGTGCTGTACCTCTCACAGGGGCTGAGCCTGGAGCTGACACCCAAGGGCGTCTACATCCAGGCCGTGCTACCGGCGGCCACCCGCACGGAGATCTGGGAGCGCGCGGGCATCGACCTCAATACCCTGTCCGGAGTGATGGAAGTGGACGAGCTGGTCGATGCCGCGCTGGTCGGCTTCGATCGCCGTGAACTCGTGACCATCCCGCCCCTGCATAACGCCTCACGCTGGGACGCCCTGGATGCCGCGCGGCAAGGCCTGCTTCCGGACATCAGGCAGGCGCACGCCGCAGAGCGGTATCGCACGGCCTCGTAA